The Cohaesibacter intestini genome includes a window with the following:
- the sufD gene encoding Fe-S cluster assembly protein SufD, with translation MTNPVIKTAADEALEAVLKNAQGGLVGEARFASLRADAISLFEAEGLPNKRVEDWKYSDLKRMMPADVALSEPADEAVLTSLLSELNILQGVDRARIVLANGAFMASLSNLDKIDASVSVKSVAEALQAGTFVIDDPEVAKDDIALSLNTALLQDGVVIEVAEGADVSMPIEICNIVSGGGLSTVRSRVVAAKGAKVSIVETFIGDETAYQLNSAIDYRIADEAEVHVMRLLRDGSEAVHVGSTTAILGGQARFEHFTMSTGSKFVRSQSFVRFEGEHSNADLFGATIADGSQHSDITLKVDHAVPHCNSKEQYRTVLDDKAEGVFQGKIFVRQPAQKTDGQMMSQALLLSEDAAFYNKPELEIFADDVVCGHGATCGELDEDLLFYLRARGISHDYAKKMLVLAFLAEAVENVSNEQFVEALEAYIADRLGVDH, from the coding sequence ATGACAAATCCTGTAATCAAAACGGCCGCCGATGAAGCGCTTGAGGCTGTCCTCAAGAATGCGCAAGGTGGTTTGGTCGGTGAGGCACGCTTTGCATCCCTCAGAGCCGATGCCATTTCCCTGTTTGAGGCTGAAGGTCTGCCAAACAAGCGTGTTGAGGATTGGAAATATTCCGACCTCAAGCGGATGATGCCCGCCGATGTTGCTTTGTCGGAGCCCGCTGATGAGGCGGTTCTGACGTCCTTGCTGTCTGAGCTGAATATCCTTCAGGGTGTCGATCGGGCGCGTATTGTGCTGGCCAATGGGGCCTTCATGGCCTCCCTGTCCAATCTCGACAAGATTGATGCGTCTGTCAGCGTCAAATCCGTTGCCGAAGCCCTGCAGGCGGGGACTTTCGTAATTGACGACCCTGAGGTTGCCAAGGACGATATCGCCCTGTCGCTCAACACCGCTTTGCTGCAGGATGGTGTGGTGATCGAAGTGGCGGAAGGGGCTGATGTCTCCATGCCAATCGAGATCTGCAACATTGTCTCCGGTGGTGGTCTCTCTACCGTGCGCAGTCGTGTGGTGGCAGCAAAAGGTGCAAAAGTCTCGATTGTTGAGACTTTCATTGGTGATGAAACGGCCTACCAGCTCAACAGCGCCATTGACTATCGCATTGCCGATGAAGCGGAAGTGCATGTCATGCGTCTGTTGCGTGATGGTTCAGAAGCGGTGCATGTGGGCTCGACAACCGCCATTCTGGGTGGTCAGGCGCGCTTTGAGCATTTCACCATGTCGACGGGCAGCAAGTTCGTTCGTTCGCAGTCTTTCGTGCGCTTCGAGGGTGAGCATTCCAATGCCGACCTGTTTGGTGCGACAATTGCCGATGGCTCGCAGCATAGTGACATCACCTTGAAGGTTGACCATGCGGTGCCGCACTGCAACTCCAAGGAACAATATCGCACGGTGCTTGATGATAAGGCAGAAGGCGTGTTCCAGGGCAAGATCTTTGTGCGTCAGCCTGCCCAGAAGACTGATGGCCAGATGATGAGCCAAGCGCTTCTGCTGTCCGAGGATGCGGCCTTCTACAACAAGCCGGAACTGGAGATCTTTGCCGACGATGTAGTCTGTGGCCATGGCGCGACCTGTGGAGAGCTGGATGAAGATCTGCTCTTCTATCTGCGGGCTCGTGGCATTTCCCATGATTATGCCAAGAAGATGCTGGTGCTGGCCTTCCTTGCCGAAGCGGTTGAAAATGTTTCGAACGAACAGTTCGTTGAAGCGCTGGAAGCCTATATTGCGGACCGCCTAGGGGTGGACCACTAA
- the sufC gene encoding Fe-S cluster assembly ATPase SufC, with the protein MLEIKNLHAEVEGNKILNGINLTIKAGEVHAIMGPNGSGKSTLSYVLAGKDDYEITEGEILFFGEDVLEMEPEERAAVGLFLAMQYPIEIPGVSNMTFLKTALNAQRIAREEGEIKTPDFMKKIKELSAQLNVTQEMLRRPLNVGFSGGEKKRNEILQMALLEPKLCILDETDSGLDIDALRIVSEGVNALRSPERSMLIITHYQRLLDYIVPDVVHVMYKGQIVKSGDKDLALQLEEKGYAEFTGEAAA; encoded by the coding sequence ATGTTGGAAATCAAAAATCTTCATGCCGAAGTGGAAGGCAACAAAATCCTCAACGGCATCAACCTGACCATCAAGGCTGGCGAAGTGCATGCCATTATGGGGCCGAACGGCTCGGGCAAGTCGACGCTCTCCTACGTGCTCGCAGGCAAGGATGATTATGAAATCACCGAGGGCGAGATCCTGTTCTTTGGTGAAGATGTGCTGGAAATGGAACCGGAAGAGCGTGCCGCTGTTGGCCTGTTCCTCGCTATGCAATATCCGATCGAAATTCCGGGTGTGTCGAATATGACCTTCCTGAAAACCGCGTTGAACGCTCAGCGGATCGCGCGGGAAGAAGGCGAGATCAAGACCCCTGATTTCATGAAGAAAATCAAGGAATTGTCTGCCCAGTTGAATGTCACGCAGGAAATGCTGCGCCGACCGCTCAATGTCGGCTTCTCCGGTGGTGAGAAGAAACGCAACGAAATCCTGCAGATGGCACTGCTTGAGCCAAAGCTTTGCATTCTCGATGAGACCGATTCTGGCCTCGATATTGATGCGCTGCGTATCGTGTCGGAAGGCGTCAATGCCCTTCGTTCGCCAGAGCGTTCGATGCTGATCATCACCCACTATCAGCGCCTGCTCGACTATATCGTGCCGGACGTGGTGCATGTGATGTATAAGGGCCAGATCGTGAAATCGGGCGACAAGGATCTTGCCTTGCAGTTGGAAGAAAAAGGCTATGCCGAATTTACCGGCGAAGCCGCGGCTTGA
- the sufB gene encoding Fe-S cluster assembly protein SufB encodes MAAVKETVDQVKQIDVDQYKYGFVTEIETEKAPLGLSEEVIRFISAKKTEPEWMLEWRLDAYKRWLTMEEPTWAKLDYPKPKFNDIYYYSAPKGSDGPKSLDEVDPELLRTYEKLGIPLQEQEILAGVSEEDRQYSRVAVDAVFDSVSVATTFKEELKKAGVIFCPISEAVRDYPELVQKYLGSVVPVTDNFYATLNSAVFTDGSFVYVPPGVRCPMELSTYFRINEQNTGQFERTLIIADKGSYVSYLEGCTAPQRDENQLHAAVVELVALEDAEIKYSTVQNWYPGDSEGKGGIYNFVTKRGDCREKNAKISWTQVETGSAITWKYPSCILRGENSVGEFYSIAISNGRQQIDSGTKMIHLGKNTSSRIISKGISAGRSDNTYRGLVSAHKKASNARNFTQCDSLLIGDQCGAHTIPYIESKNASAIFEHEATTSKISDDQMFYCRARGIGEEEAVALIVNGFVKDVIQQLPMEFAVEAQKLIGISLEGSVG; translated from the coding sequence ATGGCTGCTGTTAAGGAGACGGTCGATCAGGTCAAACAGATCGACGTTGACCAATATAAATATGGCTTCGTGACGGAGATCGAGACGGAAAAAGCGCCGCTCGGTCTGAGCGAAGAGGTGATCCGTTTCATTTCGGCGAAAAAGACAGAGCCGGAATGGATGCTGGAATGGCGACTGGATGCTTATAAGCGCTGGTTGACCATGGAAGAGCCCACATGGGCCAAGCTCGATTATCCGAAACCGAAATTCAACGATATCTATTATTATTCTGCCCCAAAGGGGTCGGATGGACCCAAAAGCCTCGACGAAGTGGATCCCGAACTGCTTCGCACTTATGAGAAGCTTGGCATTCCGCTGCAGGAGCAGGAAATTCTGGCCGGTGTGTCGGAAGAAGATCGCCAATATTCAAGGGTCGCGGTTGATGCCGTGTTCGATTCCGTGTCGGTGGCAACCACCTTCAAGGAAGAGCTGAAGAAAGCGGGCGTGATTTTCTGTCCCATTTCGGAAGCCGTGCGGGACTATCCTGAACTGGTGCAGAAATATCTAGGCTCCGTTGTGCCGGTAACTGACAATTTCTATGCGACGCTAAACAGCGCGGTCTTCACTGACGGATCCTTCGTCTATGTGCCGCCGGGCGTGCGTTGTCCGATGGAGCTGTCGACCTATTTCCGGATCAATGAGCAAAATACCGGTCAGTTCGAGCGGACCCTGATCATTGCCGACAAGGGCTCTTATGTGTCCTATCTGGAAGGCTGCACCGCGCCACAGCGTGACGAAAACCAGCTCCATGCGGCGGTTGTTGAGCTGGTGGCTCTGGAAGATGCCGAAATCAAATATTCGACGGTCCAGAACTGGTATCCGGGCGACAGCGAAGGCAAAGGTGGCATCTATAACTTCGTCACCAAGCGTGGCGATTGCCGCGAGAAAAATGCCAAAATCTCCTGGACGCAGGTCGAGACCGGCTCTGCCATCACCTGGAAATATCCAAGCTGCATTCTGCGCGGGGAAAACTCTGTTGGTGAATTCTACTCGATTGCCATTTCCAATGGCCGTCAGCAGATCGACAGTGGCACCAAGATGATCCATCTGGGCAAGAATACCTCGTCGCGGATTATCTCCAAGGGCATCTCCGCCGGGCGTTCCGACAATACCTATCGTGGTCTTGTCTCGGCGCACAAGAAGGCATCCAATGCGCGGAATTTCACCCAGTGTGACAGCTTGCTGATCGGCGATCAGTGCGGGGCCCATACGATCCCCTATATCGAGAGCAAGAATGCCTCGGCCATTTTCGAGCATGAAGCCACCACCTCCAAAATCTCCGATGACCAGATGTTCTATTGCAGGGCACGCGGCATTGGTGAAGAGGAAGCCGTGGCGTTGATCGTCAATGGGTTCGTCAAGGATGTCATTCAGCAGTTGCCGATGGAATTTGCGGTCGAAGCGCAAAAGTTGATCGGAATTTCGCTCGAAGGATCTGTTGGTTAG